The DNA window CGCACGCCGAGTTGCTCGCCTCGAGAGGAGCCGCCGTGGTCGTCGGCGATCTCGGCGCCGCGATCGACGGCTCCGGAGTGGACGGCGACGACCCGGCACGTGAGGTCGCCGACGCGATCACCGCGGCGGGCGGCAGGGCGGTCGCCTGTTCTGCCGACGTCTCGACGGAGCAAGGTGCCGTCGCGCTGGTGGACGCGGCACTGTCGACGTTCGGCCGGCTCGACGCCGTCATCAACAACGCGGGCATCGTTCGCACCGCCCCGTTCGATCAGGTACCCGACGAGGAGTACCAGCGGCACTTGGACGTCCACTACTTCGGAACCCTGCGGCTGTGCCGCGCCGCGTGGCCGCATCTGGTGAACTCGCCCGCCGGACGGGTGGTCAATACGATCTCCCAGGCCATGCTGGGCAATCCCGGGATGTCACACTACGGAGGGTCGAAGGGTGCGGTTTTCGGATTGACCCGCAACCTCGCGCTGGAGGGTCTCGAGGCGGGGATCAAGGTCAACGCGATCGCGCCGGGTGCAGGGACCCGCATGGCGGAGGCCTCGGCGGACTCCCTCTCGCCGGAAGTGATGGAGTACATGCGTACCCAGCTTCGTCCGGAGCACGTCGCCCCTGTCGCGGCGTATCTGGTGAGTGCCGCGTGCACCGTGACGGGTGAGGTGTTCAACCTCGCCGGCGGCGGCGTCAACCGGCTCGCCGTCCTCAACACCGTGGGGATCCACGACCCGGCTCTCACGGTCGAGACCGTGGCGGATCGGTTCGACGAGATCATGGCGATCACACCCGATGCCGTCCCGCAGATCGTCGCCCCCGCCGAGGTTCCGGCGGCGTCCTGACCGCATCACTACGACATCGCCTCAGCACCAGGAGATCACAGTGAGTTCAACGAATTTCCAGACCACGACTACAGAACCGGTCGACACCTCCTACCCGTTCGGGCCGGTGACCCCGAACGAGGCCGTGCGTAGATACGTCGCGATCGCCGCGGACCGCCCCATGACGAAGATGACCATGCCCATCGGCGGTGATGTCTGGGTGATTCATCGCAACGCCGCCGCGCGGCAGATGCTCGGTGACCCACGCTTCGTACGAGAACCGTTCCGCACGGGCAAGCGCGCCGTGCCCTACTTCGTGGAGTTCCCGGATTTCCTGAAGGGCACTCTTCAATTCGAGGATCCGCCGCACCACACGCAGCTGCGCAAACTCGTCCAGAAGTCGATTTCCCCGAAACGCGTACGTGCGATGCGGGAATCGGCGGTGGCATACGCACACCAGCTGATCGACGACATGGTGGCGAAGGGGTCGCCGACCAACCTGGTTCCCGAGTATGCGGTTGCACTGCCGATCCAGATGCTGGCAAACCTGATCGGCGTACCGCCGGCCGACCGGCCGAAGTTCCAGAAGTGGAGTGCCGCGACTCTCGCGGTGGCGAACATGCCCGAGGAAGAGCTCCTGCAGAACATGACCGAGCTCGCGGGGTACTTGACCGCGCTGATCGACGAGCGACGCAAGCAGCCGCGCGAGGATCTCCTCAGCGATCTGGCGAACGCACCGCACAAGGACGAAAGTCTCTCGGACGGCGAGATCCTCACCATCGCCATGCTGCTGATCACCGCCGGATTCGACAACACCGCGAACTTCATCTGTGCCGGCGTGCTGTCCCTGCTGAAGAATCCGGATCAGCTGGCGGTCTTCCTCGAGGATGTCGACGGCGTCGCACCGACCGCGGTCGAGGAGATACTGCGGCACGGCCGAATGTGCATGTACGACAAGGCCAGCGGTGGCGGTGGCCTCGTGCCGTTCGTCGCGACCGAAGACGTCGAGATCGACGGTCAGCTCGTCGCGAGGGGGGATGCGATCCTGGTGGACCCGGCGTCGGTGAACCACGAGGGCCGGGCATATCCCGATGGGGATCGATTCGACGTGCGCCGCAGCGACAATCCGCACATGACGCTGAGCTATGGGCTGCACCATTGTCTGGGCGCGCCGCTCGCACGCATGGAGATGCAGGTGGCGTTGTCGGTTCTGTTCACACGACTTCCCGGTCTGACGCTCGAGGGTGACCCGGTGATGGACATGAACAATCTCACCACGCCCATCGTCGATCTCCCCGTTTCCTGGTAGGGGCTGTCGTGCCGAAGGTCTTCTACGTTCAGCCCGATGGCTCCGAGCGCGTCGTCGACGGCGCCGCGGGCGATTCCGTCATGTCCACCGCGGTGCGGAACGGCGTGCGAGGCATCGTCGGTCAGTGCGGTGGCTCCCTCTCGTGTGCCACCTGCCACGTCTACCTCGCCGCGGACGACCGGCAGTACTTCGACGGTCCCGGCGAGGACGAGGACGAGATGCTGGATTGCACGGCGAGCGACCGCGAAGACACCTCGCGGCTGTCGTGTCAGCTGGTCCTCCGTGAGGGTGTCGACGTTCACGTGACAGTGCCCGATGAGCAGACCTGACCACCCCCGGAGCGTCGTGGTGGTGGGCGCGTCACACGCCGGTGTGATCATGGCGGAGAGGTTGCGAGCCCGAGGGTTCGGTGGATCGATCACACTGATCGACAGGTCGCCGCACCTGCCGTACCAACGTCCGCCGCTGTCCAAGGACTGGCTCGGCGGTGAGGTCGAGCCGGACACGTTGGCTCTGCGATCCGAGGAGTACTACGGCGACAACGGGATCGAGCTCCTGCTCGGTGCCGACGTGACGAGGATCGACCGGCAGGGCGGTGGGGTCGCGATTCGGATCCGTCACTCCCACGTCCGCCAGGAGGCGAGGAGGTTCGACCGGTTGGTACTGGCGACCGGAGCGCGGGCCCGAGTTCTGGACCTGCCCGGAGTCGATCATCCCGACGTCCTCGTCCTCCGGGACCTCGACGACGCGCGACGGCTGGGCCAGCGCATCCGCCGTGGCCCGCTCGCGGTGATAGGCGGCGGCTTCGTCGGTCTGGAAGTCGCGGCGACCGCCCGTGGTCTCGGTACCGAGGTCACCGTGGTCGAGGCTGCCCCTCGCCTGTCGGGACGGGCTGTCGGTGCGGGTACGTCGGACTTCCTGCTGGCCGCGCACACCGAGTTGGGTGTCGACGTCCGGCTCGGCACCGCCCCCGTCGAGATCGTGGTCCGTGGTGGCCGTGTTCGAGGGGTTCGGCTCGCCGACGGCCGAGAGGTCCCGGCCGCCACTGTGCTCGTCGGCGTCGGCGCCGAACCGCGCACCGAGATCGCAGAACACCTGGGGCTGGTGTGCGATCGCGGCGTCGTCGTCGACGAGCGGTGCCTGACGTCGGACGGCCGCACGATCGCGATCGGCGACTGCACGGTGCAGGAGGATTGCTCCGGGAACAGGGTCCGCCTCGAGTCGGTGGACAACGCGACCGAGCAGGCGGACGCAGCCGCGGCCACGTTGCTCGGTGCAGACCTCCCACGCCGTCCCACGCCGTGGTTCTGGTCCGACCAGGGACCGTGGAAGCTGCAGATCGTCGGGGTCGTCGGTGCCGACATGGATGTCGTCGTCCGCACCGATCCCGCGAAACCGCGGCGTCGGGTGACGCTCTACTTCGCCGGTGACGCTCTTGTCGCCGCCGAATGCGTCAATGCGCCGGCCGACTTCGTCGCGGTGCGCGCGGCGCTCTCGCGTGGACTCCGGCCGTCGCGAGAGGCGCTGTCGGACAGCGCAGTCCCGCTGAAGAAGCTCCTCGCGGCCCTTCCCGTGAACTGAGTGAGGGTGGCACGACCGTCGAACGGTCGTGCCACCGTCGTCGCGGACGTCAGAGGCCGGCCGCGAACCGCGCCGCAACCAGCACACCCACCTCGGAGACCGCGACCCGCGCACGCGCCACGGACGGCGCCTGCATCGCGAACCCGTGGCCCACCCCGGGATAGCGCAGCTGCGCGGTCGGCACCCCGGCCTCCTTGAGGCGGTCGCCGTAAGCCTCGACGCCGTCCCGGATCGGATCTGCATACCCGACTGCGACGATCGCGGGCGGCAGGTCGGTGAGCGACGCAGCCGTCGCGGGCGTTCCGTACTCGTCGTCCAGACTCGGATCGTCGCCGAGGTAGAGGTTCTTCATCCAGTCGATATCCCCGGCGGTGAGAAACGGGCTGTCCCCGAACTCTCGCATAGACGGTCGGTCGCAGCGACGTTCGACACCGGGGTAGAACAACACCTGCTGTGCGATCGCCGGGCCGTTCTCGTTCCGGGCGCGCAGCGTGGTCGCCGCGGCCAGCCCTCCGCCGGCACTGTCACCGCCCACCCCGATACGTGTCGGGTCGACACCGACATCCGAGGCATGCTCGTGCAGCCAGGTCAGCGCTGCATACGCCTCGTCGTTCGCTACCGGATAGGTGTGCTCGGGCGCAAGGCGATAGTCGACGTTCGCGATCACGGCCCCGGTGGCCTCGGCCATGTCGCGCGCCAAGCGGTCGAACGACTCCAACGAACCCATGATCATTCCGCCGCCGTGGTACCACAACAGCGCCGGAGCGGCGGTGTCCGGCGCGGCACGGGGACGGTAGATGCGCACCGGAACCCAGCCGTGCGGGCCGTCGAAGCCGCTGTCCGTCACGGACCGCATCGCGGGGCCCGCGGGGCGGACGATCGACTCCAGGTTTCGCCGAGCGTTCTCGACCCCGCCCTCGCGCATCGTCCGCCTACCGGCTCCGGTGACGCGCCGAACGATCGACTCGAGGTCAGGATCCCACGCGGACGTGTATTCGGTGTCGGGGACTGGCATGTCGTGTCCTCCTCTGTGCGAACGGCACTCGGCAGTTGCGGAAGACGACGGCGGGACGCGTCACGTGCTACTGCGACCGGTTCTTCGCAGCAACATCCCTGTGCCGGCCTCACCGCCGCGCCGGTGCTCGTTCATCAATTCGATGAGCCGACCGTTGTCGTGGTCGGCGAGGGCTTGGATCATTTCGTCGTGTTCGGCCACCACCCGGCGACGCACCTCCGCGTCGAACAGGTAGGCGGCGTGGTAGGGCATCGCCAGCTTCCACAACCGGCGTACCTCGGCGACGACGAGGCCGAGGGGGGAGCGGTCGAAGATCGCGAAGTGGAACTCGTGATTCGCCAGGCGCATCTCGAGAACGTCACCGCGATCCGCGGCGACGGCCACCCGGTCCCCGAGATCACGAATGTCGGCGACAGCGTCGGCATCGAGAGCCGGGATGGTGGCGAGCACCTCCCGCTCGAGAGCGTCGCGCATGAGATAGATCTGGTCGAACTCGGACTGCTCCAGTCGGGCCACCGCGTAGCCGGCGTTGCGGCGGTGCTCGACCAGCCCCTGCGACGCGAGCTGACCCAGACCCTCCCGAATCGGTAGCCGGCTCACTCCGAGTCGGTCGGCCATCAGCTCTTGGCGGATCGGCTGGCCGGGAAGCAGGTCGCCGGTGACGATCATGCGTTCGATCTCGTTGGCGACCCAGTCGGCACCGCGGACACCGGTCCCGGGCGCGGCGTCTTTCTGCACCGCTGCCGTTCGTCGGCTCACGCTCGTCCTCCTCGTGCCGCTCTCTCTCGGGGCGGCGTGTCGTCATCGATCGCCCAGTGCGCCCGCCGAACGCAACGCGTCGACGACGTCGGGGGCATAGCCCATCGCCTCGAGAACCGCGTCGGTGTCGGTTCCACGGGGGACGGCCTTGCGAGGAGTCCTCGATGGTGTCCGCCCGAGCTTCACGGGCACGCCCACGCCACGATAGTCGACGGTGTCGAGGAACAGCCCGCGGTGACGAGTCTGCGGGGCGGTCAACGCTTCGTCGACGGTGTTGACCGGGCTGGCCGGTACTGCCGCTGCCTCCAGTTCCGCCGCCAGCCGATCTCGATCCCAGCACGCGATCCTGTCCGCGAGCAGCGCGGACAGGACGTCGCGGTTCTCCGAACGCGCAGCGTTGGTGAGGAACCGTGGATCGTCGGCAAGCTCCGGGGCGCCCAGGACGGTGACGAGCGATCGGAACTGGCGGTTGTTGGCAGCGCTGACGAAGAAGTCACCGTCGCGGGCCCGGAACACCTGGTACGGCACCACCGTGGGGTGAAAGTCGCCGGTGCGCTGCGGCACCGCCCCGCTGGACGTCCAGTTCGCGGCGTGCGGGTGCAGCAGCGAGATGACGGCGTCGAGAAGTGTGATGTCGACGAGCTGGCCGCGGCCGCTGATTCCCCGCTCGGTGAGAGCGAGGAGGATTCCGGTCACCGCGAGGTGGGAGGCGACGACATCGATGATCGGTACCCCGACCCGCAGCGGGTTCCCCTCCGCGTAACCGTTGACACTCATCAGTCCGCCGAACGACTGGAGAACAGCGTCGTAGCCGGGAAGGCCGCCCATGGGACCGTCGACGCCGAAGCCGGTCACCCGGCAATACACCAGGCGCGGATTCTCCTCGGCCAGCACGGTGTCGTAGTCGAGGCCCCATCGGGCCATGGTGCCGGCCTTGAAATTCTCGATCACCACGTCGGCACCGGACAGCAAGTGACGCAATACTTCTCGTCCGGCATCCGTGCGCAAGTCCAGGCAGACGTTGTCCTTGCTGTGGTTGAGGCTGTCGTAGTAGGCGCTGCTGGCGCCGTCGTCCTCGAAAGGCGGCCCCCACCCACGCGTCTCGTCGCCCGTAGGCGCCTCGACCTTGATCACTTCGGCGCCGTGGTCGGCGAGTGTCTGAGCGGTGTACGGCCCGGCCAGGACGCGGCTGAGGTCCAGTACCCGGAGACCGGCGAGGGCGCCGACCCCGGCGCGCCGATCGGCGCCACGCCAGGCGGATCGTCCGTCGACCGTCGATGTGGGTGCGTTCACAGCTGCCTCCGATTCGTCTCGGTGTAGGTGGAGTCGACGACGAGATCCCACACGTCCACGCCGTCCTCGAGGACGCGCCGCGCCAGCTCCTCGGCCCAGAACGACTCCGAGCCGTGCCGGTCACGCCAGGACCACAGGGCGGTCGTGAAGCGGCCGAGCGCATGCTCGGACGTCGTGCCGATGGCCCCGTGGATCTGGTGGGCCGCAGCGGCTATCGGGTACGCCGCGATCGCGGTCACGACCTTCGCGGCCGCCGCGGCGTCGGACGACCCGGAGGCGGCGGCGTCCACCGCGATCTCGTTCATCGTCGTGAGCGCGGCCTGCTGTGCCAGACGCTGCTGCACGGCCTGGAACTCGGCCAACGGCCTGCCGAACTGGAGTCGTTCGGATGCGTGACGCAGCGTCCGGTCGTGGACGGCGCGGGCGGCACCGGCCAGCGCCGCGGCATAGGCGAGAGCGCCCCGCCGCACGACTTCGTCGAGCGTCAGTGCCGAATCGCCGTGGAAGGCGATGGCGGCGTCCTCGAACGTCACATCCGCCAGCGACACACCCGTCAGGTCGGTGCCCCGCGAGACGGTGATACCGGGGCCAGCGGTAGACACGACGACGACCGTGGACGGACCGGCGTCGGTCTCGGGGCAGAGGACGATCACGAGGGTGTCCGCGTCCGCCGCGAACGGTATCCCGGTGACGGTGCCGTCGAGACGGTGCTGCGCAGTCACGCGGACTTCGCCCGCTGCGGCCACACCGACAACGGCCACGCCGGAGGTGAGCGTATGGCCGGCAGACGACGCGACCCATGCCGCGAGGACGCCGTGTTCGATCAGCGGCGTGAGGGCGCCGTGTGCCGCGGCGGCGGCAACGACCGCGAGCGCATCCGCGAGATCACCGCCTCCTCCACCGGAACTCTCGGAGATTGCGACGGTGGCGAAACCGCCTTCTCGCAACTGTTCCCAGACGGCACGGTCCCAGTCCGCGGCCGGAGTCACGAGTTCGACACCGATGCGGTCGATGATGACTGCGGTGGTCGACGACAGGTCGGCAGCGATGTCGCTCATCGAACCCCCAGCCCGCGCGCAACGATTCCCCGCAGAATTTCGTTGGTCCCGCCGCGGAGAGTGAACACGGGTGTGTGCAGAATGCTCTGGGCGATCATGCGGTCGAGCGGATCGCCCCCATCGCGTCGCGCGACCAGGGCTCCGGCCGAGCGCACCGCCTCGACGAGATCGGCTTCGAACGTGGACCCGAGATCCTTGACCATCGCGGCGAGGAAGTCGGGTTTGCGGCCCGCGTTGAGTTCGGATGCCACCCGCAACGACATCCGGCGCAGAGCCCAGGCACGAGCGGTGAGGGTGCCGAGCGTGCGGCGCTGGTCCGGCGTGGCGCCCGCCTCGGCCAGGCGTGCCGCCCACGCGCGAAGCAGCGGCATGGTGCTCAGGTAGCGCTCGGGTCCCGAGCGCTCGTAGGCGAGTTCGCCCATCACCTGCGACCATCCGTTTCCCCGGGCTCCGAGCAGTGCCGACGACGGCACGCGAGCGTCGTGGAAGACCACCTCGTTGAAGTGCGCCTGTCCGTCGATGCTGCGGAGGGGGCGGACCTCGATGTCCGGATGCGGCAGGTCGACGACGAACTGGGACAACCCCTTCTGCCGGTCGCCGTGCTCCCCGTCGGTGCGGGCGAGCACTACGATCGCGTGGGCGACATGGGCGCCGGTCGTCCACACCTTGGTGCCGGTGATCGTCCACCCGTCGCTGTCGTGGACGGCGCGTGCGCGCACCGACGCGAGGTCGGAACCCGCGTCGGGCTCGCTCATGCCGATCGCGAAGAAGGTCGTTCCGGAGGCGATGCCGGGGAGGTACCGCCTCTTCTGCTCTTCGGTTCCGTTGGCGAGGATGCTCGGCGCCATCTGTCGATCCGCGATCCAGTGCGCGGCGACCGGCGCGCCGTGCGCGAGCAGTTCTTCGGTGACGACGAAGCGTTCGAGAGGCGTGCGAGATCTGCCGCCGTACTCGGTGGGAACAGTCATTCCCAGCCAGCCACGCTTGCCGAGGCGGGCGCTGAACGCGGCGTCGAATCCGGTCATCCAGCTGTCGGTCTCGGGTGTGAAGGCGCCGGCTTCGATCGACTCGGTGAGAAACTGTCGGACATCGGATCGGAGGGCGTCCGGTCCGGAGGATTCGGGACTCGTCGACGGTGTCGCGGTGGCGGTCACGACCGGGCCGGTCCCCGGGACGACCACGCGGCCTTGCCCTTGCGCGACATGGACCACATCTGAACGCCGCGTTCGATCTCGAGGGCGGACGACCAACTCACGGCCGGTGGGCCCAGTTCCAGACGCGCACTGGTCATGATTCGTCGCGTCAGCTCGGGATCTGCTGCGGGAATACGGACGAGGCCGTCCACGACCCCGGGGACCTCCTCTGCCTCCACCGCGGTGTATGCCAGACCGCGCGCGACAGCCTCTGTCCCACTGAGCGATTGCCCGCACGCGGCGAGCGCGACGGTTCCGGACCAACCGAGTGTCCGACCGAGCAGGGAGATGTGGCCGCCGCCGGGGTGGATGCTTCGAGCGGCGAATCCGCTGTCGAGCACCGTGTCCGGGGTGACGACCATGATGTCGGCGGCCAGCGCGAGGTTCAGTCCGGCGCCCACGGCACCGCCGGTGACCACTGCGATCGTCGGCACGGGCAGTGAGCCGATGTGCACGAATGCGCCGTAGACGGCCGAGGTGCGTCGAACTGCCTCCGGAGAGGCCGGGTCGGCGGAGGAGGAGGCGAGGTCGCGGGTGTCGGCGCCGCTGCAGAAGTAGCCGCCGTTGGCGTCGATGACGACCGCGCCGATCGAGATGTCGGACTCGACCTCGTCGCAGAATCGTTCGATGTCTCGCGCCATCTCGAGGGTGATGGCGTTCTTGCGGCCGGGATTGTCGAGGGTGAGGCGGGCGACCCCCTCGTCGAACGTGGTGATGACCGGCGGCCCCGCGGGAGTCGCGTCCGAATGCGCGCCGGGTGTGGTCTGGCTCATGCGGCGACGGTAGCAGATCGGCTTCGTAAATTGGATCCAATACTGATTGACAAAATTTACCGATCTGCTGTGCACTGGGCCACAACACAAGTCGTCGTATCAGGGCGGCGGCTGGGAAGGAGCAATTGTGTTCAGCTTGACGGGACGCGTCGCACTGGTCAGCGGCGCCGGGCAGAGTGTCGGCGAAGGAATCGCACAAGTTCTCGCAAGACAGGGGGCTGCGGTGATAGTCAACGACCTGCACCCCGAGCGGGCCGAAAAGGTTGCGGCCGGGATTGCCGAAGAGGGTCACACCGCGATCGCCGCGGCATTCGACGTCACCGATTACGCCGCCGTCGAAGGGCGGGTGCGGGCTGCCGAGGCCGAGTTCGGCAGGCACGTCGACATCGTCGTCAACAACGCCGGTGTCGCAGAGGAACGCGTGATCAAGCCCTTCCGCGAGCTCTCCCCTGAGCAGTGGCGGGCGCCGATCGACCTCAACATCTACGGATCGATGAACTGCATCAAGGTGGCGCTGGACGGAATGTGCGATGCGGGTTGGGGCAGGGTGGTGCAGATTTCGTCGGGATCGGCACGGACCGGCCAGAACATCAACCAGAGCATGTACGCGACCGGCAAGAGTGGAGTCGAGGGGTTCATCCGCCATCTCGCCGCGGAGACGGGGCAGTACGGGATCACGGCGAACATCGTCGCGCTCGGTCACCAGAAGAACCTCGAGGACAAGATGAGTCCCGAGATGATCGAGCAGATCCTGCGCACCATCCCCATCGGCAGACTCGGGGATCCCGTGGAGGTGGGCGCCTTCTGCGCGTACCTGGCGTCCGACGAAGCGGGCGGTATCACCGGTCAGACGCTGGACTTCAACGGCGGGTCGCAGACGCGATGACGGCGCAGTCGAGCGGTCCGGCCAGCACTCTCTCGCTCACCGCGATCCGCGTCACGGACTTGCCGCGCTCCGCGGCGTTCTACCTGCACGGTTGTGGATTCGTCCACGAGCGCGATCTGGAGACCACCACGTTTCGGGCGTCCATCGTCCGAGCCGGCGCCGCAGGTCTCGAACTCCTGGTGCCGGCGAGTCCGGAGCCTGCCGAGCCGGGGAATGCGCTGGTCAAGCTGGTGCTCGCCGTCGATGACGCGGCGGCGGCCGTGGCCGCCGCGTGCGCGCACGGGGGCACCGTGGAGATGTCCCTGACTCTGCTGGAGAAGTACGGCACCGTGATCGGCACCGTGCGGGACCCCGATGGCCATCTCGTGGAGTTCGTGCAGACGGAGGCCGCGGGGACCGCGTGACCGCACTGTCGAGCAAGGTGCCCGATTGCTCGACAGTGCCCGCGGCGGCGATTCGTCAGCGAGTCGCCAGATCGGCCCTGACGCATCGATCCCAGATCTCGCCGGCGGTCAGGCGCAAGGGGGCGACCATCTTCGTGTGATCGAACGCTCCCACCGGCGCGCAGAGGGAGAGAGCGGCCATGTTTCCGTACATGTGCTCGGATGGCCCGATCGAGACGCCGACGCAGGCAATTCCGGGGAACGTATCCCCCCGGTCGAACGCGGCGCCACGGTCACGCACGTGGGTCAGCTCGTCCTCGAACTTGCCGGCGAGGGGCAGCGCAGTGGCTGTGCTGCCGGCATCTTGCCGTCCGCGGGGTGTACGAACGTCGGGCACGGCGGAGTACGCCATGATCACTTTGCCCAATGCGGTCAGATGCGCGGGGACTCGCTGTCCGACCGCGGTCGGTGTGGGTCCGGAGGAGCGCCCGTTCACCTTGGCGAGGTAGACCGTGTCACCACGGTCGACGACCCCGAGTTGAATCGTGAAGCCGGTGCGTTGTGCGAAGGCGTGCATGACCGGGCGCGCATGGTGCAGTAAGCGATTCTGGTTCAGTGCAGCCTGTCCCATCTCGTAGGCTTTGACGCCGAGCTCGTATGTCTGCTCGGGGGAGCGCGCCAACCAGCCCGCGTTGGCGAGCTGTTCGAGCAGGCGGTGCGCCGACGACCGGGGCAGGCCGGTGCGTGCGGTGACCTTGGCCAAGGTCATAGGGCCTGCGCTCAGTGCCTCCAGGACCAGCGACACCCGGTCCACGACGGACACGGGGACCTCGTCGTTGCGCGTCGTACTCAACCCATCCTCCTGACACCCGATCATGGTGTGATCTGCATCACGGTACCTGCGGAGTCTCGCGTGCATCAATCCTGTAAACGTTCACTGGGGCGGTTGCGCCTTCCGGAAAGGGAAAACGAGAGGTCAGCGGGTTTTCCATGCTGTCGCGCCGCCGGGTGCGGGAGCGACGCCGAAAGTGCCCTCCCGTTGTACGGGAGACCGGCGTCACAGGGCAACCCCACTTGCCAAGCTGACCTCGAAGCGACGCGCGAGTGGTCGCGATCAGTCGATCAGGAGGCACAGTGAGTTCCACCGACACCGAGGATCAGGTCCGCGTCATCGACCCCGGAACGCCGCCGACGCGCTACGCGCGGGGTTGGCACTGCCTGGGTCTCGTTCGTGACTTCGCTGACGGAAAACCGCATCAGGTCAATGCTTTCGGCACTTCTCTCGTCGTTTTCACCGGTGCGGACGGGGATGTCCACGTCCTCGATGCCTACTGCAGGCATATGGGGGGCAACCTGGCGCAAGGTGTGGTGAAGGGCAATGCGATCGCGTGCCCGTTCCATGACTGGCGTTGGAACGGCGACGGGAAGTGCGTCGAAATTCCCTATGCGCGAAGGGTTCCCCCGGTCGCCCGTACGCGTGCTTGGCGCACGACAGTGGTGAGTGGCCAGCTGTTCGTGTGGCACGACCCGGAGGGGAACGAACCCACCGCCGAACTCGCGATCCCCGAGATCCCCACGTACGGCTCGCCCGGATGGACGGATTGGGTGTGGAACTCGATCGAAGTCGACGGATCTCACTGCCGAGAGATCGTCGACAACATCGTCGACATGGCGCACTTCTTCTACGTGCACTACGGGATGCCGACCTTCTTCCGGAACGTGTTCGAGCGACACACCGCCACCCAGGTGATGCGATCTCGTCCACGCGCCGACGCTGCGGGTGTCAGCCAATCGACCAACTACAGCGTCGAGAGTCAGTCGGATGCAACTTATTACGGACCGTCCTACATGGTCGACAAGCTGTGGAGCGGGGGGCGGAGCCCGGAGTCGGGGCCGAACGTCTATCTGATCAACTGTCATTACCCGATCACCCCTACGTCCTTTCGGCTGCAGTACGGCGTCGTGGTCGAGAAGCCGGCCGGTGTCCCGGACGAGCAGGCCGACCAGATCGCTCGGGCGGTCGCCAACGGTGTCGCGATCGGGTTCGAACAGGACGTGCACATCTGGAAGAACAAGTCCCGTATCGACAACCCACTTCTCTGTGAGGAAGACGGGCCGGTCTACCAGCTTCGACGCTGGTACGAGCAATTCTACGTCGATGCCGAGGACGTCCGGCCGGAGATGGTCAACCGGTTCGAGTACGAGATCGACACCGAGCGGGCGTTGAACAGTTGGCAGACCGAAGTGGACCG is part of the Rhodococcus sp. SGAir0479 genome and encodes:
- a CDS encoding SDR family NAD(P)-dependent oxidoreductase, giving the protein MFSLTGRVALVSGAGQSVGEGIAQVLARQGAAVIVNDLHPERAEKVAAGIAEEGHTAIAAAFDVTDYAAVEGRVRAAEAEFGRHVDIVVNNAGVAEERVIKPFRELSPEQWRAPIDLNIYGSMNCIKVALDGMCDAGWGRVVQISSGSARTGQNINQSMYATGKSGVEGFIRHLAAETGQYGITANIVALGHQKNLEDKMSPEMIEQILRTIPIGRLGDPVEVGAFCAYLASDEAGGITGQTLDFNGGSQTR
- a CDS encoding acyl-CoA dehydrogenase family protein translates to MTATATPSTSPESSGPDALRSDVRQFLTESIEAGAFTPETDSWMTGFDAAFSARLGKRGWLGMTVPTEYGGRSRTPLERFVVTEELLAHGAPVAAHWIADRQMAPSILANGTEEQKRRYLPGIASGTTFFAIGMSEPDAGSDLASVRARAVHDSDGWTITGTKVWTTGAHVAHAIVVLARTDGEHGDRQKGLSQFVVDLPHPDIEVRPLRSIDGQAHFNEVVFHDARVPSSALLGARGNGWSQVMGELAYERSGPERYLSTMPLLRAWAARLAEAGATPDQRRTLGTLTARAWALRRMSLRVASELNAGRKPDFLAAMVKDLGSTFEADLVEAVRSAGALVARRDGGDPLDRMIAQSILHTPVFTLRGGTNEILRGIVARGLGVR
- a CDS encoding VOC family protein, with amino-acid sequence MTAQSSGPASTLSLTAIRVTDLPRSAAFYLHGCGFVHERDLETTTFRASIVRAGAAGLELLVPASPEPAEPGNALVKLVLAVDDAAAAVAAACAHGGTVEMSLTLLEKYGTVIGTVRDPDGHLVEFVQTEAAGTA
- a CDS encoding Rieske 2Fe-2S domain-containing protein, giving the protein MSSTDTEDQVRVIDPGTPPTRYARGWHCLGLVRDFADGKPHQVNAFGTSLVVFTGADGDVHVLDAYCRHMGGNLAQGVVKGNAIACPFHDWRWNGDGKCVEIPYARRVPPVARTRAWRTTVVSGQLFVWHDPEGNEPTAELAIPEIPTYGSPGWTDWVWNSIEVDGSHCREIVDNIVDMAHFFYVHYGMPTFFRNVFERHTATQVMRSRPRADAAGVSQSTNYSVESQSDATYYGPSYMVDKLWSGGRSPESGPNVYLINCHYPITPTSFRLQYGVVVEKPAGVPDEQADQIARAVANGVAIGFEQDVHIWKNKSRIDNPLLCEEDGPVYQLRRWYEQFYVDAEDVRPEMVNRFEYEIDTERALNSWQTEVDRNLAAGRSAFAANLTTPHGPSSAGPA
- a CDS encoding enoyl-CoA hydratase/isomerase family protein, producing MSQTTPGAHSDATPAGPPVITTFDEGVARLTLDNPGRKNAITLEMARDIERFCDEVESDISIGAVVIDANGGYFCSGADTRDLASSSADPASPEAVRRTSAVYGAFVHIGSLPVPTIAVVTGGAVGAGLNLALAADIMVVTPDTVLDSGFAARSIHPGGGHISLLGRTLGWSGTVALAACGQSLSGTEAVARGLAYTAVEAEEVPGVVDGLVRIPAADPELTRRIMTSARLELGPPAVSWSSALEIERGVQMWSMSRKGKAAWSSRGPARS
- a CDS encoding acyl-CoA dehydrogenase family protein, which translates into the protein MSDIAADLSSTTAVIIDRIGVELVTPAADWDRAVWEQLREGGFATVAISESSGGGGGDLADALAVVAAAAAHGALTPLIEHGVLAAWVASSAGHTLTSGVAVVGVAAAGEVRVTAQHRLDGTVTGIPFAADADTLVIVLCPETDAGPSTVVVVSTAGPGITVSRGTDLTGVSLADVTFEDAAIAFHGDSALTLDEVVRRGALAYAAALAGAARAVHDRTLRHASERLQFGRPLAEFQAVQQRLAQQAALTTMNEIAVDAAASGSSDAAAAAKVVTAIAAYPIAAAAHQIHGAIGTTSEHALGRFTTALWSWRDRHGSESFWAEELARRVLEDGVDVWDLVVDSTYTETNRRQL
- a CDS encoding IclR family transcriptional regulator, which codes for MIGCQEDGLSTTRNDEVPVSVVDRVSLVLEALSAGPMTLAKVTARTGLPRSSAHRLLEQLANAGWLARSPEQTYELGVKAYEMGQAALNQNRLLHHARPVMHAFAQRTGFTIQLGVVDRGDTVYLAKVNGRSSGPTPTAVGQRVPAHLTALGKVIMAYSAVPDVRTPRGRQDAGSTATALPLAGKFEDELTHVRDRGAAFDRGDTFPGIACVGVSIGPSEHMYGNMAALSLCAPVGAFDHTKMVAPLRLTAGEIWDRCVRADLATR